The Triticum urartu cultivar G1812 unplaced genomic scaffold, Tu2.1 TuUngrouped_contig_5076, whole genome shotgun sequence region AAGTTGGAGTCAACATCACTAATTTTGTTAGTGCCCTTTAGGAAAAGGAAAATGGAAGACTTGTGGTGTCAGCATGATATGCTCTATTACTTCTAGGCTTACCACTAGTCTCGAACATCTACAATTCTTAGTATCAAGCATGTGAATTAATCTGTTCTACTACCAGCCTGCTTATGCAGAAGGAAACAACAGCTAGTGTTAGCACACAAGCTTCATGCGTTTTCACATCATGTATTACTTGCTTGTATTTCAGATGGGCCTAACTCTGGCTATGGTGCTTCCAGTAAGGTTCAAGATATAACCCAAAGGTATAGAAATTGTTGCCTTATAACGGATAGGTTTGATCTGCTTAGTATGTTATAATGTTAGTTCCTAAGTTCTCAAGCCATGTGTATATTGTTTATCTTTTTCTTTCTCTTGGGTTACTTCTGTTTCCATTTTGAATCCCTGATAGGCGATACTTGCACTGCATGTGACTATATATGATTCTGAATATTTTCAGAAAAGGATTAATGACGTACAAACAGTTTATCCTAGCTCTTGAAGATGATGTTTCACCAGCTGAAGCTGAGAGCAGGTAATCAACAGAATCGAACAGAAGTTTACTTTGAGCTATTGGTACTAGAACCACTTTCAGTTGAGAACCACCTAATTGACTGATTAAACCTTCGATGGTTAACAAGGTACCAAGAATACAAGACAGCATACATTACTACACAGAAACATGCCTATTTTGATCTCCATAAGGATGATactaggtatgttaaaatgtttTCATCTAGAGGTGTTAGCTTTACGCTCTCAAGGAACTAATGGTTTTTTCTTTCATTTGACTGTAATTGCAGGTTGAAAGAGAAGTACCACCCAACAAGCTTATTATCTGTTATTGAAAGGTGAAACACTTGCTACCTCTCTTTCTGAAAATAGTTTGCTTACTGTCACAAATTTTGGTACTCCGATCTGTGTTGAGTACCACCAAAAATGATTGTAGCACTTCATGACTAGATGAAACAGTTGTATGTGTTATTTTTATGTATGctttctactccctccgtaaactaatataagagcgtttagatcactattttagtgttctaaacactcttatattagtttacagagggagtacttatTTTTAGTTGAGCTTTTCTTGTTGGTAGTTGAGTTTTGCTGATCATTGGCATGTCTTATTTTGTTAACTCAGGAGGAATGAGTTTTGCAAGGCTGCAGCGAAGAGTTTAATTCTTGATTTGCGAAGTGGAACTTTGGACCTGTGAGATGCATCTCTAATCCTATCTAATTTTGTCTTATATATATTGCACAATTTTGCCAGTTTTGCTGATATCCTTATTGTCTTGGTCCAGTGGTCCTGGAATGATTGCTGATGGATCAAGCAAATCAGGGAATGTCAACTATGGAAGCTCTGGGAATGGTGAAGATTATGGCAACAAGAGAAGAAAGAATGGAAGAGGTCCCCCAAAAGAACCTGGACCACTTTCGACTGCTCCGAAAGCTCATCCAGTCAGTTCAAAGTATCGACGAATTCAAGCTGACATAGATCAAACTCTAGCTTTAGTGCGAAAGCTTGACACGGAAAAGGGTATTGTTGGAAACATTCTGTCAATTGGTGGTGATCATGGCAAGCCAGATGATGACAGATCACATGTTGGATCCGCAGGGCCTTTAGTCATTATCCGGAGCTTAACTACTGTCAAGGGCCTTGATGGTGTTGAGCTCCTTGACACTCTCCTTACCTACTTATGGCGTGTCCATGGTGTTGATTACTATGGCATGTCTGAGAGGAGAAACGCAAATGGTTTTCGTCATGTGAGAGCTGACAACAAAATTGCTGATGCGTTTAACATCAGTGCTGCTGATTGGGAGAAAAAACTGGATTCCTTCTGGCACGAAAGACTGGTGAATGGCGAGGATCCTCTAGTTGTATTGACTGCCAAGGACAAAATTGATACAGCAACTGTTGAAGCTCTGACACCTTATGTCAAGAAAATTGTGGATGAGAATTATGGCTATAAGTATGGGTGTGGAGCCATGGGGTGTGCAAAAGTTTTCCATGCTCCTGAGTTTGTTCACAAGCATCTAAAGCTCAAGCATCCTGACTTGGTCTCTGTGTTAACTTTGGGAGTCCAAGATGATATCTATTTCCAAAATTACATGAAGTATGTTTCAGTATAATCAGATTAAACTAAAGCTAAAACAATTTTCAAACGTGTTAAAAGGTGATGTTTCTCATGTAATTTCTTTTGGGTGCA contains the following coding sequences:
- the LOC125528735 gene encoding serrate RNA effector molecule-like isoform X1 translates to MTYKQFILALEDDVSPAEAESRYQEYKTAYITTQKHAYFDLHKDDTRLKEKYHPTSLLSVIERRNEFCKAAAKSLILDLRSGTLDLGPGMIADGSSKSGNVNYGSSGNGEDYGNKRRKNGRGPPKEPGPLSTAPKAHPVSSKYRRIQADIDQTLALVRKLDTEKGIVGNILSIGGDHGKPDDDRSHVGSAGPLVIIRSLTTVKGLDGVELLDTLLTYLWRVHGVDYYGMSERRNANGFRHVRADNKIADAFNISAADWEKKLDSFWHERLVNGEDPLVVLTAKDKIDTATVEALTPYVKKIVDENYGYKYGCGAMGCAKVFHAPEFVHKHLKLKHPDLVSVLTLGVQDDIYFQNYMNDPNAPGGKPVMQQSEQDSGRMRRIADEQALGAFDEQGSNAPLIPDAPPTLLIPVPGAGLLGPFVPMPPDMAVQMMREQRPPRPNGAQRRKKPLMPEPMMPMYPHFPLDPRPLRRYNDLDAPEEEVTAIDYRSV
- the LOC125528735 gene encoding serrate RNA effector molecule-like isoform X2, producing MTYKQFILALEDDVSPAEAESRYQEYKTAYITTQKHAYFDLHKDDTRLKEKYHPTSLLSVIERRNEFCKAAAKSLILDLRSGTLDLGPGMIADGSSKSGNVNYGSSGNGEDYGNKRRKNGRGPPKEPGPLSTAPKAHPVSSKYRRIQADIDQTLALVRKLDTEKGPLVIIRSLTTVKGLDGVELLDTLLTYLWRVHGVDYYGMSERRNANGFRHVRADNKIADAFNISAADWEKKLDSFWHERLVNGEDPLVVLTAKDKIDTATVEALTPYVKKIVDENYGYKYGCGAMGCAKVFHAPEFVHKHLKLKHPDLVSVLTLGVQDDIYFQNYMNDPNAPGGKPVMQQSEQDSGRMRRIADEQALGAFDEQGSNAPLIPDAPPTLLIPVPGAGLLGPFVPMPPDMAVQMMREQRPPRPNGAQRRKKPLMPEPMMPMYPHFPLDPRPLRRYNDLDAPEEEVTAIDYRSV